In one Aeromicrobium erythreum genomic region, the following are encoded:
- a CDS encoding DEDD exonuclease domain-containing protein: MTSQPTRPVHHQASFEELGRPLSDVTFCVVDLETTGGSPKAGARITEIGAVKVRGGEVLGELQTLVNPEESIPAFITVLTGITDAMVVQAPRIAEALPSFLELAAGSVLVAHNAPFDVGFLKHNARELGIPWPRFEVLDTAVLARRALLREEVRNVKLSTLAAHFGAGTTPDHRALHDARATVDVLHGLFERLGSLGVHTLEDAVTFTSKVTPEQRRKRHLAQHLPHEPGVYLFRDARDDVLYVGTSRDLRKRVGSYFTAAETRTRMGEMVKLAERVDAVVCATALEARVRELRLIAAHRPPYNRRSRFPERQSWIKLTREPWPRLSMVRRVLDDDAVYVGPFGHRSQGELALAALHETFQVRQCTTRMGRRPRGSTCALADLGRCLAPCTGDLDPDVYATEVARLDAALTGDPAEVVERLRARMGELGAQQRYEEAAQVRDRLAASLRAVDRTQRLRQLTDVAELVAAAPAEKGWEVHVVRHGRLAAAGLLPRHVHPAAWVDTLLATAEDVPTPGNGTHPAPAASVEETETLLRWLESPGVRMVRGSWQVPTAGAARHVAALPTESDDQRATRSRLSA, translated from the coding sequence GTGACCAGCCAGCCCACGCGACCCGTGCACCACCAGGCCAGCTTCGAGGAGCTGGGGCGGCCGTTGAGCGACGTCACGTTCTGCGTGGTCGACCTCGAGACGACGGGCGGGTCGCCGAAGGCGGGGGCGCGCATCACGGAGATCGGCGCGGTCAAGGTGCGCGGTGGCGAGGTGTTGGGCGAGCTGCAGACGCTCGTGAACCCCGAGGAGAGCATCCCTGCGTTCATCACGGTGCTCACGGGCATCACCGACGCGATGGTGGTGCAGGCCCCGCGGATCGCCGAGGCGCTGCCCAGCTTCCTCGAGCTCGCGGCGGGCAGCGTGCTGGTGGCGCACAACGCGCCCTTCGACGTCGGCTTCCTCAAGCACAACGCCCGCGAGCTGGGCATCCCGTGGCCGCGGTTCGAGGTGCTCGACACCGCCGTGCTCGCGCGGCGGGCACTGCTGCGCGAGGAGGTGCGCAACGTGAAGCTCTCGACGCTCGCCGCGCACTTCGGTGCCGGCACGACCCCCGACCACCGGGCCCTGCACGACGCCCGCGCCACCGTCGACGTGCTGCACGGGCTGTTCGAGCGGCTCGGCTCGCTCGGCGTGCACACCCTCGAGGACGCGGTCACGTTCACCTCGAAGGTGACGCCCGAGCAGCGACGCAAGCGTCACCTCGCGCAGCACCTGCCGCACGAGCCGGGGGTCTACCTCTTCCGCGACGCGCGCGACGACGTGCTCTACGTCGGCACGTCGCGCGACCTGCGCAAGCGGGTCGGCAGCTACTTCACCGCCGCGGAGACGCGCACCCGGATGGGCGAGATGGTCAAGCTCGCCGAGCGCGTCGACGCCGTCGTCTGCGCCACCGCGCTCGAGGCGCGGGTGCGCGAGCTGCGGCTCATCGCCGCGCACCGCCCCCCGTACAACCGACGGTCGCGCTTCCCCGAGCGCCAGTCGTGGATCAAGCTGACCCGCGAGCCCTGGCCGCGGCTGTCGATGGTGCGTCGCGTGCTCGACGACGACGCCGTGTACGTGGGTCCCTTCGGCCACCGCAGCCAGGGCGAGCTGGCCCTGGCCGCGCTGCACGAGACGTTCCAGGTGCGTCAGTGCACCACCCGCATGGGCCGTCGACCGCGGGGCAGCACGTGCGCCCTGGCCGACCTCGGACGCTGCCTCGCGCCCTGCACCGGCGACCTCGACCCCGACGTCTACGCCACCGAGGTCGCCCGCCTCGACGCCGCGCTCACGGGCGACCCCGCCGAGGTCGTCGAGCGGCTGCGCGCCCGCATGGGCGAGCTCGGGGCGCAGCAGCGCTACGAGGAGGCGGCGCAGGTGCGCGACCGGTTGGCCGCGTCGCTGCGGGCCGTCGACCGCACCCAGCGGCTGCGGCAGCTCACCGACGTCGCCGAGCTCGTGGCGGCCGCACCGGCGGAGAAGGGCTGGGAGGTGCACGTCGTGCGTCACGGCCGGCTCGCCGCCGCCGGCCTGCTCCCCCGGCACGTGCACCCCGCCGCCTGGGTCGACACGCTGCTCGCCACCGCCGAGGACGTGCCCACGCCCGGCAACGGCACCCATCCGGCGCCGGCGGCGTCGGTCGAGGAGACCGAGACGCTCCTGCGCTGGCTCGAGTCCCCGGGCGTGCGCATGGTGCGCGGGTCGTGGCAGGTCCCGACGGCCGGCGCGGCCCGGCACGTCGCCGCCCTCCCGACGGAGTCCGACGACCAGCGCGCCACGCGGTCTAGGCTGTCGGCGTGA
- a CDS encoding Lrp/AsnC family transcriptional regulator, with the protein MITAIVFIQAEVSRLSETAAQIADLDGVSEVYSVTGDLDLVAMVRVPRIDDVSAVVADRLNKVDGVLSTQTQIAFQTFSRHDLEDAFSIGL; encoded by the coding sequence GTGATCACCGCCATCGTCTTCATCCAGGCCGAGGTGTCCCGGCTGTCCGAGACCGCCGCGCAGATCGCCGACCTCGACGGGGTGAGCGAGGTGTACTCCGTCACGGGCGACCTCGACCTCGTCGCGATGGTGCGGGTGCCGCGGATCGACGACGTCTCCGCGGTCGTCGCCGACCGGCTCAACAAGGTCGACGGCGTGCTGTCGACGCAGACGCAGATCGCGTTCCAGACCTTCAGCCGGCACGACCTCGAGGACGCGTTCAGCATCGGGCTCTGA
- the trpD gene encoding anthranilate phosphoribosyltransferase: MSARTWPDVLDELVGGRDLDSGSTAWAMAAILEGESTPAQIAAFAVALRAKGISQAELQGLVDALLSHAVLVDVPGRVVDIVGTGGDRAKTVNISSMSAVTAAGAGAPVVKHGNRAASSQSGTADVFQVLGVRLDVRAASVPAVLERAGITFCFAPLFHPGLRFTGPPRREIGIATPFNVLGPLVNPARPQASAVGCSDLRTAPLMAQVFADRGDDAFVFRGDDGLDEITTTTTTRVWTVVGAGVVEEVLDPRELGFSLSSPEALRGGDPVHNADVFRRILDGEVSPVRDAVLLNAGAALAAYDGGSGPLLERLAAGVERARASIDSGAARDVLARWSAVTQELAPTD; the protein is encoded by the coding sequence GTGAGCGCGCGCACCTGGCCCGACGTGCTCGACGAGCTCGTCGGAGGCCGCGACCTGGACTCCGGGTCGACCGCGTGGGCGATGGCGGCGATCCTCGAGGGCGAGAGCACGCCGGCGCAGATCGCCGCGTTCGCGGTGGCGCTGCGCGCGAAGGGCATCTCCCAGGCCGAGCTGCAGGGACTCGTCGACGCGCTGCTGTCGCACGCCGTCCTCGTCGACGTCCCCGGCCGGGTGGTCGACATCGTCGGCACGGGTGGCGACCGGGCCAAGACGGTCAACATCTCGTCCATGTCGGCCGTCACGGCGGCCGGTGCGGGCGCCCCCGTCGTCAAGCACGGCAACCGCGCCGCGTCGAGCCAGAGCGGCACCGCCGACGTGTTCCAGGTGCTGGGCGTGCGGCTCGACGTGCGGGCCGCGTCGGTGCCGGCGGTGCTCGAGCGCGCCGGCATCACCTTCTGCTTCGCCCCGCTGTTCCACCCGGGGCTGCGCTTCACCGGCCCGCCGCGGCGCGAGATCGGCATCGCCACCCCGTTCAACGTCCTCGGCCCGCTGGTCAACCCCGCGCGTCCGCAGGCGTCGGCGGTCGGGTGCTCCGACCTGCGCACGGCACCGCTCATGGCGCAGGTCTTCGCCGACCGCGGCGACGACGCGTTCGTCTTCCGTGGCGACGACGGTCTCGACGAGATCACCACGACGACCACCACTCGCGTGTGGACGGTCGTGGGCGCCGGCGTCGTGGAGGAGGTGCTCGACCCGCGCGAGCTCGGGTTCTCGCTGTCGTCGCCCGAGGCGCTGCGCGGCGGCGACCCCGTGCACAACGCCGACGTGTTCCGCCGGATCCTCGACGGCGAGGTCTCGCCCGTCCGCGACGCCGTGCTGCTGAACGCGGGTGCTGCCCTCGCGGCCTACGACGGCGGCAGCGGACCGCTGCTGGAACGCCTGGCTGCAGGTGTCGAGCGGGCGCGGGCGTCGATCGACTCCGGGGCCGCGCGCGACGTGCTGGCCCGCTGGTCCGCTGTCACGCAGGAGCTGGCACCGACCGACTGA
- a CDS encoding c-type cytochrome: protein MRTLSTRRRHPLAGLVVLVLGLVAAAGLWSALAPKPAQAEQYTARDVEAGRELFLIGCASCHGQNAEGITTKDGGNYGPSLIGVGAAAVDFQVGTGRMPMAQSAPQAPRKAPEYDAEETRQLSAYIASLAPGPAIPAEEYLNYKDVDVEGLREGGEFFRTNCTACHNSVGAGGALPNGRYAPTLKGVSAKHIYEAMVTGPQQMPVFNDDLITPEDKRNVIAYIKRVQEQPNYGGLGGGGLGPVVDGVFVWVLGIGGLIGFAIWIGAHGARSKKKKA from the coding sequence GTGCGCACTCTGTCGACCCGCCGCCGTCACCCCCTCGCCGGACTCGTCGTCCTGGTGCTCGGTCTCGTGGCCGCTGCCGGGCTCTGGTCCGCGCTCGCCCCGAAGCCCGCCCAGGCGGAGCAGTACACGGCACGCGACGTCGAGGCGGGGCGCGAGCTCTTCCTCATCGGCTGCGCCAGCTGCCACGGGCAGAACGCCGAGGGCATCACGACGAAGGACGGCGGCAACTACGGTCCGTCGCTGATCGGCGTCGGCGCCGCTGCCGTCGACTTCCAGGTCGGCACCGGCCGCATGCCGATGGCGCAGAGCGCTCCGCAGGCACCGCGCAAGGCACCCGAGTACGACGCCGAGGAGACCCGCCAGCTGTCCGCGTACATCGCGTCGCTGGCGCCCGGCCCGGCCATCCCGGCCGAGGAGTACCTGAACTACAAGGACGTCGACGTCGAGGGCCTGCGTGAGGGCGGCGAGTTCTTCCGCACCAACTGCACCGCCTGCCACAACTCCGTCGGCGCCGGCGGCGCGCTGCCCAACGGCCGCTACGCCCCGACGCTCAAGGGCGTCAGCGCCAAGCACATCTACGAGGCCATGGTCACCGGTCCGCAGCAGATGCCGGTCTTCAACGACGACCTCATCACCCCTGAGGACAAGCGCAACGTCATCGCCTACATCAAGCGCGTCCAGGAGCAGCCGAACTACGGCGGCCTCGGCGGCGGCGGCCTCGGCCCGGTCGTCGACGGCGTGTTCGTCTGGGTCCTCGGCATCGGCGGTCTGATCGGCTTCGCGATCTGGATCGGTGCCCACGGAGCGCGATCGAAGAAGAAGAAGGCCTGA
- a CDS encoding ubiquinol-cytochrome c reductase iron-sulfur subunit: protein MSDEIQSHDSSSTPARTEPVQDPGLQPHQWRPTDVDPAQERRAERQISGMFTVAALLFVLFAVSYFAIDSDQTFLNWSASNFALGATLGGGLLLIGVGIIQWAKKLMGDHEMVEMRHPARSSAEDREAVMADINAGLRESGVGRRPLIRNSLFLSVGALAVPSVVLLRDLGPLPHGQDETVWKKGMRVVNDVSGLPIRPEEIEVGQLINAEPAVFFPAEGEEEAEVHGHELLAAKSKAAIIVVRMRPEDITPSEGRENWGIDGILCYSKICTHVGCPISLWEQQTHHLLCPCHQSTFDLADNGKVIFGPAHRPLPQLPLGVDSEGYIIAMSDFPEIVAPSYPELARDQKRLDGES from the coding sequence ATGAGTGACGAGATCCAGTCCCACGACAGCAGCAGCACCCCGGCCCGCACCGAGCCGGTGCAAGACCCGGGCCTGCAGCCGCACCAGTGGCGTCCCACCGACGTCGACCCGGCGCAGGAGCGCCGCGCCGAGCGTCAGATCTCCGGCATGTTCACCGTGGCGGCGCTGCTGTTCGTGCTGTTCGCCGTCTCCTACTTCGCGATCGACTCCGACCAGACGTTCCTCAACTGGTCCGCGTCGAACTTCGCCCTCGGCGCGACGCTCGGCGGCGGTCTGCTGCTGATCGGCGTCGGGATCATCCAGTGGGCCAAGAAGCTCATGGGCGACCACGAGATGGTCGAGATGCGTCACCCGGCCCGCTCCTCCGCCGAGGACCGCGAGGCCGTCATGGCCGACATCAACGCCGGCCTGCGGGAGTCGGGCGTCGGTCGTCGACCGCTCATCCGCAACAGCCTCTTCCTCTCCGTGGGCGCGCTGGCGGTCCCGTCGGTCGTGCTGCTGCGCGACCTCGGCCCGCTCCCCCACGGCCAGGACGAGACGGTCTGGAAGAAGGGCATGCGCGTCGTCAACGACGTCTCGGGCCTGCCCATCCGCCCCGAGGAGATCGAGGTCGGTCAGCTCATCAACGCCGAGCCAGCCGTCTTCTTCCCCGCCGAGGGCGAGGAGGAGGCCGAGGTCCACGGCCACGAGCTCCTCGCGGCCAAGTCGAAGGCCGCCATCATCGTCGTACGCATGCGCCCGGAGGACATCACGCCCTCCGAGGGTCGCGAGAACTGGGGCATCGACGGCATCCTCTGCTACTCCAAGATCTGCACGCACGTCGGCTGCCCGATCTCGCTGTGGGAGCAGCAGACGCACCACCTGCTGTGCCCCTGCCACCAGTCGACGTTCGATCTCGCCGACAACGGCAAGGTCATCTTCGGCCCCGCCCACCGTCCACTGCCGCAGCTGCCGCTCGGTGTGGACTCCGAGGGCTACATCATCGCGATGAGCGACTTCCCCGAGATCGTGGCGCCGAGCTATCCCGAGCTTGCGCGCGACCAGAAGAGACTGGATGGTGAGTCATGA
- a CDS encoding cytochrome b — protein MSTDTYTPVEDTGFGKKAAGPVGWLDDRLGLAGVAKKNLRKVFPEHWSFMLGEIALWSFVVLLLTGVFLTFWFQPSMSEVVYDGSYAPFRGLEMSQAYASTLHISFDIRGGLLMRQIHHWAAALFVGAMLAHMLRIFFTGAYRKPREINWLIGVGLLALGMVEGFAGYSLPDDLLSGTGLRFVDGLIRSIPLVGSYLEFFIFGGEFPGEEIIPRLYMAHILLIPALLLGLIAAHMLLLVYHKHTQWPGAGRTNDNVVGYPMLPVYAAKAGGFFFVVFGFTALMGALVQINPVWAYGPYNPSEVTAGSQPDWYMGFSEGLVRIMPNWESTFLGHTWSWNVFIPGVGGLGLLFTVLALWPFVERWVTGDQREHHLLERPRNAPTRTGLGVAGMTFYGVGWAAGGNDIIATQFHLSINALTHIFRIGIFLFPVIAFIITRRICIGLQRADQNKILHGYETGVIERSPDGSYAERHAPLPVTEQYRLTAHDRLPALEAPAETDENGVALPHGRVAKVRHRVRSFYYKGAIDKPTLAEVEHADEHLAEIEGHPVHLGEDFQGVSETGIPKSH, from the coding sequence ATGAGCACTGACACCTACACGCCGGTCGAGGACACGGGCTTCGGCAAGAAGGCCGCTGGTCCCGTCGGCTGGCTCGACGACCGCCTCGGACTGGCCGGGGTGGCGAAGAAGAACCTGCGCAAGGTCTTCCCGGAGCACTGGTCGTTCATGCTCGGCGAGATCGCCCTGTGGAGCTTCGTCGTGCTGCTGCTCACCGGCGTCTTCCTGACGTTCTGGTTCCAGCCGAGCATGTCCGAGGTCGTCTACGACGGCTCCTACGCCCCGTTCCGTGGGCTGGAGATGTCGCAGGCCTACGCCTCGACGTTGCACATCTCCTTCGACATCCGCGGCGGTCTGCTCATGCGGCAGATCCACCACTGGGCGGCGGCGCTGTTCGTGGGCGCGATGCTCGCCCACATGCTGCGCATCTTCTTCACGGGTGCGTACCGCAAGCCGCGTGAGATCAACTGGCTCATCGGTGTCGGCCTGCTGGCGCTCGGCATGGTCGAGGGCTTCGCCGGCTACTCGCTTCCCGACGACCTGCTCTCGGGCACCGGCCTACGCTTCGTCGACGGCCTGATCCGCTCGATCCCGCTCGTCGGCTCCTACCTGGAGTTCTTCATCTTCGGCGGCGAGTTCCCGGGCGAGGAGATCATCCCCCGCCTGTACATGGCGCACATCCTGCTGATCCCGGCCCTGCTGCTCGGCCTGATCGCCGCGCACATGCTGCTGCTCGTCTACCACAAGCACACGCAGTGGCCGGGCGCCGGACGCACGAACGACAACGTCGTCGGCTACCCGATGCTCCCCGTGTACGCGGCGAAGGCCGGCGGCTTCTTCTTCGTCGTCTTCGGCTTCACCGCCCTCATGGGCGCGCTGGTGCAGATCAACCCGGTGTGGGCGTACGGTCCGTACAACCCGTCGGAGGTCACGGCCGGCTCGCAGCCCGACTGGTACATGGGCTTCTCCGAGGGTCTCGTGCGCATCATGCCGAACTGGGAGAGCACCTTCCTCGGCCACACCTGGAGCTGGAACGTCTTCATCCCGGGTGTCGGTGGACTGGGCCTGCTGTTCACGGTCCTCGCCCTGTGGCCGTTCGTGGAGCGCTGGGTGACCGGCGACCAGCGTGAGCACCACCTGCTGGAGCGTCCGCGCAACGCCCCGACCCGCACGGGTCTCGGCGTGGCCGGCATGACGTTCTACGGTGTCGGCTGGGCTGCCGGCGGCAACGACATCATCGCCACGCAGTTCCACCTGAGCATCAACGCGCTCACGCACATCTTCCGGATCGGCATCTTCCTGTTCCCGGTGATCGCGTTCATCATCACGCGACGGATCTGCATCGGTCTGCAGCGCGCCGACCAGAACAAGATCCTGCACGGCTACGAGACCGGTGTCATCGAGCGTTCGCCCGACGGCAGCTACGCGGAGCGTCACGCCCCGCTCCCGGTCACGGAGCAGTACCGCCTCACCGCGCACGACCGTCTCCCGGCCCTCGAGGCTCCGGCCGAGACGGACGAGAACGGTGTCGCGCTGCCGCACGGCCGGGTCGCGAAGGTCCGCCACCGGGTGCGCTCGTTCTACTACAAGGGTGCGATCGACAAGCCGACGCTCGCCGAGGTCGAGCACGCCGACGAGCACCTGGCCGAGATCGAGGGCCACCCCGTGCACCTCGGTGAGGACTTCCAGGGCGTGTCGGAGACCGGCATCCCGAAGTCGCACTGA
- a CDS encoding L,D-transpeptidase, with product MSTTNRSLRLLMGAVLLVTLGACTAARSEQPSASPTQQPATVSANVEDQASDVPVDTVVSVEVQHGTVTEASLTSSDGKQVVKGEGGDGRWAATSRLEPGTAYTLTAQAEGTDGKPAKLVRTFTTRALTLDQQTYPAVAPLANETVGVGMPVIVTFDVPVENKKLFEQHMHVTSTPKVEGAWHWMSDTVVHYRPKEFWPAGTKVSVDLDLNSLPAGNGVYGQQDQHVPFTVGRRIVSTVDVARHTLTMNIDGRDVRTIPVSTGKPGHETRGGTKVIMEKFASVDMDAASTGVSESDPDYYDISDVRWAMRVTNSGEFLHAAPWSVGSQGRENVSHGCVGMSTADAQWIYDQSRRGDVVKFVNSGRSLEQNNGWTDWNTRWSDWVQGSALKRAS from the coding sequence GTGAGCACGACGAACCGTTCCCTGCGCCTGCTGATGGGTGCTGTCCTCCTGGTGACCCTGGGCGCCTGCACGGCCGCCCGGTCCGAGCAGCCGTCGGCTTCGCCGACGCAGCAGCCGGCCACGGTGAGTGCGAACGTCGAGGACCAGGCGTCCGACGTCCCCGTCGACACGGTCGTCTCGGTCGAGGTGCAGCACGGCACCGTCACCGAGGCGTCGTTGACGTCGTCGGACGGCAAGCAGGTCGTCAAGGGCGAGGGCGGCGACGGTCGCTGGGCAGCCACGTCGCGGCTCGAGCCGGGCACCGCGTACACGCTGACCGCGCAGGCGGAGGGCACCGACGGGAAGCCGGCGAAGCTGGTGCGCACCTTCACGACGCGGGCCCTGACGCTGGACCAGCAGACGTACCCCGCGGTCGCTCCGCTGGCGAACGAGACGGTGGGCGTGGGCATGCCGGTCATCGTCACGTTCGACGTGCCCGTGGAGAACAAGAAGCTGTTCGAGCAGCACATGCACGTCACGTCCACCCCGAAGGTCGAGGGTGCCTGGCACTGGATGAGCGACACGGTCGTGCACTACCGGCCGAAGGAGTTCTGGCCTGCGGGCACCAAGGTGTCGGTCGACCTCGACCTGAACAGCCTGCCCGCCGGCAACGGCGTGTACGGCCAGCAGGACCAGCACGTGCCGTTCACGGTCGGACGTCGCATCGTGTCGACGGTCGACGTCGCCCGGCACACGCTGACGATGAACATCGACGGCCGCGACGTGCGCACCATCCCGGTCTCGACCGGCAAGCCGGGTCACGAGACCCGCGGCGGCACGAAGGTCATCATGGAGAAGTTCGCGTCGGTCGACATGGACGCCGCGTCGACCGGCGTCTCGGAGTCCGACCCCGACTACTACGACATCAGCGACGTCCGGTGGGCGATGCGCGTGACGAACTCCGGCGAGTTCCTCCACGCCGCGCCGTGGTCGGTCGGCTCCCAGGGCCGGGAGAACGTGAGCCACGGCTGCGTCGGCATGAGCACCGCCGACGCCCAGTGGATCTACGACCAGTCGCGCCGCGGCGACGTCGTGAAGTTCGTCAACAGCGGCCGCTCCCTCGAGCAGAACAACGGCTGGACCGACTGGAACACCCGCTGGAGCGACTGGGTCCAGGGCTCCGCCCTCAAGCGCGCCTCCTGA
- a CDS encoding cytochrome c oxidase subunit 4 has protein sequence MKGMKAEYWVIISCGIFFVFIAPVYWVLTEDPTGTTALVMTFLLCALLGFYLYVVAKQIPARPEDLDDAEIADGAGELGFFPPYSWWPLYCALALATIVLGVVVGWWLFIIGATIGAVTVCGWVYEYYRGVHAH, from the coding sequence ATGAAGGGCATGAAGGCCGAGTACTGGGTCATCATCTCCTGCGGGATCTTCTTCGTCTTCATCGCGCCCGTGTACTGGGTGCTGACGGAGGACCCGACGGGCACCACGGCGCTCGTCATGACGTTCCTGCTGTGCGCGCTGCTGGGCTTCTACCTGTACGTCGTCGCCAAGCAGATCCCGGCACGTCCGGAGGACCTCGACGACGCCGAGATCGCCGACGGCGCCGGTGAGCTGGGCTTCTTCCCGCCGTACAGCTGGTGGCCGCTCTACTGCGCCCTGGCGCTCGCGACGATCGTCCTGGGCGTCGTCGTCGGCTGGTGGCTTTTCATCATCGGCGCCACCATCGGCGCGGTGACGGTCTGCGGCTGGGTCTACGAGTACTACCGGGGCGTGCACGCCCACTGA